The following are encoded in a window of Fusarium oxysporum f. sp. lycopersici 4287 chromosome 5, whole genome shotgun sequence genomic DNA:
- a CDS encoding hypothetical protein (At least one base has a quality score < 10): MDAAKPSLKASASESLQSELLTSFAPTSWSGPIILGALLGYVALCSLLRFSRINSLRSKLGFHDRASLSRMTNQDAFQVVQNIARFEFPLFYDLAVRLALFETYAVQNVAHVLYGGSDLANRKKAPKRYADTEAVYVCFANFPPTSPVLHKAVARTNFLHAPYIKSGKIKQEDLLYVLYASFAEPVRFLNIYEYRKLTDMEVASLSTMWKYVADMMDIDYRTVLGKNEWTDGLEFFEDMTRFGGDYEDKYLRPTPEIQKLGHVLMEMLLDSYPKIASPLGYPAACVLMGPRLRRAFGFPEPGLAITVLTYSLLLVRKLIVRYLCLPRLAPSIYLSDPDEQTGRIKSYHYMKEPFYVPPTFWQRWNPEAIITWLSGGLLPGDGGPSMKSEGFLFEDLGPDKVVGKGVEETKGFEAIVKTKAFAGCPYKPSEN; encoded by the exons ATGGATgcagcaaagccaagcttgAAGGCCTCAGCTTCTGAGAGCCTTCAATCAGAGCTGTTGACCAGTTTTGCGCCCACTTCTTGGTCAGGTCCAATCATTCTTGGGGCCCTTCTTGGTTATGTCGCACTCTGTTCTCTTTTGCGTTTCTCCAGAATTAACTCGCTTCGATCCAAGTTGGGGTTTCACGACCGCGCCTCGTTGAGTCGTATGACAAATCAAGATGCTTTTCAAGTTGTTCAGAATATCGCTAGATTCGAGTTCCCGTTATTCTATGACCTTGCGGTTCGATTGGCTCTATTTGAG ACATATGCTGTTCAAAACGTTGCTCATGTTCTCTATGGCGGCAGCGATCTAGCTAATCGAAAGAAGGCGCCCAAAAG ATATGCAGATACTGAAGCCGTCTATGTCTG CTTCGCAAACTTCCCTCCTACGTCGCCTGTTCTTCACAAAGCGGTTGCGCGCACAAACTTCCTTCACGCTCCATATATCAAGAGCGGCAAGATTAAGCAAGAAGATCTGCTTTATGTGCTCTACGCCTCTTTTGCTGAGCCTGTTCGGTTCCTCAACATCTATGAGTACCGCAAACTCACCGACATGGAAGTTGCTAGCCTATCAACTATGTGGAAGTATGTTGCAGACATGATGGATATCGACTACAGGACTGTGCTCGGGAAGAATGAGTGGACAGATGGTCTCGAATTCTTCGAGGACATGACACGCTTTGGAGGAGACTACGAGGACAAATATTTGCGCCCTACACCGGAAATCCAGAAACTAGGCCATGTTCTTATGGAGATGCTGCTGGATTCGTATCCCAAGATTGCTTCTCCCCTTGGATATCCGGCAGCTTGTGTCCTTATGGGACCTCGCCTGAGACGAGCATTTGG TTTCCCAGAGCCAGGTTTGGCTATTACAGTTCTGACATACAGTCTCTTGCTTGTTCGAAAACTCATCGTCCGCTATCTCTGCCTCCCTCGCTTAGCGCCCTCCATATACCTTTCCGATCCTGACGAGCAGACCGGACGCATCAAGTCATATCATTACATGAAAGAGCCTTTCTATGTTCCTCCCACTTTCTGGCAACGTTGGAATCCCGAAGCAATTATCACATGGCTATCTGGTGGGTTACTTCCCGGCGATGGCGGGCCTAGTATGAAGTCCGAAGGTTTCCTTTTTGAGGATTTGGGTCCTGATAAGGTTGTTGGCAAGGGTGTTGAAGAGACTAAGGGTTTCGAAGCGATTGTCAAGACGAAAGCGTTCGCGGGTTGTCCTTATAAGCCGTCCGAGAACTAG